Proteins encoded within one genomic window of Humulus lupulus chromosome 1, drHumLupu1.1, whole genome shotgun sequence:
- the LOC133804083 gene encoding zinc finger BED domain-containing protein RICESLEEPER 1-like produces MQITQSIFEEERVNGEKVDGPPENTDWTNAEVFVKFLKAFYELTLKLSGSLYVTSNLFFQEILEVQVELNDIKSSTDELMSKMAGSMQLKFDKYWGNVGKINLLQYIASILDPRFKLDVVHNGFRYLYDPIQAEKMIKKVENMMTTLYAFYKDIVVPPSSSNDQQASESVTSNTSESSSSSSFLIKRRFILSEVTSNDLDDYYADRKEKLVEDTNFDVLDWWQRNGNKYPIVFHIARDVLAVQMSTVASESAFSARGQILIHLEALCLQKCSRL; encoded by the coding sequence ATGCAAATTACACAAAGtatttttgaagaagaaagaGTAAATGGAGAAAAAGTGGATGGCCCACCAGAAAATACTGATTGGACTAATGCAGAAGTATTTGTTAAGTTTCTCAAGGCATTTTATGAACTTACTTTGAAGCTCAGTGGGTCATTGTATGTCACATCAAATCTTTTCTTCCAAGAGATTCTTGAAGTTCAAGTTGAGCTGAATGATATAAAGAGTAGTACAGATGAGTTGATGAGTAAAATGGCGGGGAGCATGCAGTTGAAGTTTGACAAGTATTGGGGCAATGTTGGGAAGATTAACTTGTTGCAATATATTGCCTCTATTTTGGATCCAAGATTCAAATTGGATGTTGTTCATAACGGTTTCAGGTATCTCTATGATCCCATTCAAGCTGAAAAAATGATAAAGAAAGTTGAGAATATGATGACTACCTTGTATGCATTTTATAAGGACATTGTTGTGCCACCTAGTTCCTCTAATGATCAACAAGCAAGTGAAAGTGTCACTTCCAATACAAGTGAAAGTTCTAGTAGCTCATCATTTCTTATTAAGCGAAGGTTTATTTTGAGTGAAGTAACCAGCAATGATTTGGATGATTATTATGCAGATCGAAAGGAAAAGTTAGTTGAGGATACGAATTTTGACGTTCTAGATTGGTGGCAAAGGAATGGAAACAAGTATCCTATTGTCTTTCATATTGCAAGAGATGTTCTGGCTGTTCAAATGTCTACAGTTGCTTCTGAATCAGCTTTTTCAGCTAGAGGACAGATTCTGATCCATTTAGAAGCTCTTTGTCTCCAAAAATGTTCGAGGCTTTAA
- the LOC133804078 gene encoding probable inactive receptor kinase At5g10020, giving the protein MNFFPALYSYFLSLLLVSVSCVSDSELRSLLEFKKGVRIDPLRKVHDSWNYPSLESFTDCPPWTGVSCDENGNVTSVVLEGLGLGGELKFHTLIGLGKLKNLSLAGNRFTGRVEPTLGTMTSLQHLDLSGNEFYGPIPERISGLWDLKHLNLSANKFKGGFPRGFRNLQQLKVLDLHSNQLWGSIGDLVQELRNLEYVDLSVNEFFGSISLPVENVSSLANTVHHLNLSHNKLSGGFFKGDAITLFRNLEVLDLGYNQINGELAPFGSLPSLRVLRLGNNQLFGSIPEELFETSIPIVELDLSNNGFTGSLVGINSTSLQYLNLSSNGLSGTLPSTLKTCLVIDLSKNMISGDVSTMQNWEAHLEFLDMSSNELSGSFPKLSSQFQSLTTINLRNNSMGGTLPSILEACPSLSTVDLSSNELSGPIPGTFFSSRTLTTLNLSGNHLTGPISLGGDHLSELLYLPSSPVIEHLDLSRNSLSGVLSSHVGNMINLKLLNLANNGFSGKLPNELDRLSKLEYLDLSHNKFDGEIPDNLPSSLSFFNVSSNDLRGPLPANLRSFPISSFRPGNDLLILPKGMSTSNSVPDRVSKTKDRPSKSSNIKVAIILASVGAAFMIVFVLLAYHRSQLKDFHRRSGLGGQNTGRDIKIGKFTRPSFLKFTSNVQAPPSSLSFSNDHLLTSKSGSISAQREMATEVGDHVLPREVATTSASMDLLDNYPATSGRKSSPGSPLSSSPRFIEAREQPVMLDVYSPDRLAGELFFLDASMAFTAEELSRAPAEVLGRSSHGTLYKATLDSGHMLTVKWLRVGLVKHKKEFAREVKRIGSIRHPSIVPLRAYYWGPREQERLLLADYIHGDSLALHLYETTPRRYSPLMFNQRLKVAVDVARCLLFLHDRGLPHGNLKPTNILLAGPEYEARLTDYSLHRLMTPAGIAEQILNMGALGYRAPELSSAAKPIPSFKTDVYAFGVILMELLTRRSAGDIISGQSGAVDLTDWVRLCDQEGRGRDCIDRDIASGEEPSKAMDDLLAISLRCILPVNERPNIRHVFDDLCSISV; this is encoded by the exons ATGAATTTCTTTCCCGCTCTCTACTcttactttctctctctactGTTGGTCTCGGTCTCTTGCGTCTCCGACTCTGAGCTCCGATCCCTGCTCGAGTTCAAGAAAGGGGTACGTATCGACCCGCTTCGGAAGGTTCATGACTCATGGAACTACCCCTCGCTCGAGAGCTTTACCGATTGCCCTCCCTGGACCGGCGTTTCCTGCGACGAGAACGGCAATGTCACCAGCGTGGTCCTCGAAGGGCTTGGCCTCGGTGGTGAGTTGAAGTTTCACACTCTGATTGGGCTTGGGAAACTTAAGAATCTTAGTCTCGCTGGAAATAGATTCACAGGTCGGGTTGAACCAACTTTGGGCACAATGACTTCGTTGCAGCATTTGGATCTATCCGGGAATGAGTTCTACGGTCCGATCCCGGAGCGGATCAGTGGGTTGTGGGATTTGAAGCATCTTAATCTCTCGGCAAACAAATTCAAAGGCGGCTTTCCTCGTGGATTTAGGAATCTTCAGCAGTTGAAAGTGTTGGATTTGCATTCGAACCAGTTATGGGGGAGCATTGGTGACTTAGTACAAGAACTGCGCAATTTAGAGTACGTTGATTTGAGTGTGAACGAGTTTTTCGGGTCGATTTCTCTTCCTGTGGAAAATGTTTCGAGCTTGGCGAACACTGTTCATCATTTGAACTTGAGTCACAATAAGTTGAGTGGTGGCTTCTTTAAGGGTGATGCAATAACGTTGTTTCGAAATTTGGAAGTTCTGGACTTGGGGTATAATCAGATCAATGGAGAGCTTGCTCCATTTGGGTCTTTGCCAAGTTTGCGGGTCTTGCGTCTTGGGAACAATCAGTTGTTTGGATCGATTCCAGAGGAGTTGTTTGAGACTTCTATTCCGATTGTAGAACTGGATCTCAGTAACAATGGATTCACAG GTTCTCTTGTCGGAATTAATTCTACAAGCTTGCAATATTTGAATCTTTCATCCAACGGTTTGTCTGGGACATTGCCCTCAACTCTAAAAACTTGTCTGGTGATCGATTTGAGCAAAAATATGATATCCGGTGATGTTTCCACTATGCAGAACTGGGAAGCTCATTTAGAGTTTCTTGATATGAGTTCAAACGAGTTATCAGGAAGCTTTCCAAAATTATCTTCACAGTTTCAGAGTTTAACTACAATTAACCTTAGAAATAATTCAATGGGAGGTACTTTGCCTTCCATCTTGGAGGCCTGTCCTAGCCTGTCGACAGTTGACCTTAGTTCAAATGAACTTAGCGGGCCTATTCCTGGTACTTTCTTCAGTTCAAGGACTTTGACAACTCTCAATCTTTCAGGAAATCATCTTACAGGACCAATTTCTCTTGGAGGAGATCATTTGAGTGAATTATTATATCTACCTTCTAGTCCAGTGATAGAACACCTCGACCTCTCCCGTAATTCTTTGTCAGGTGTCCTGTCTTCACACGTCGGTAATATGATCAATCTCAAATTGCTGAATCTTGCAAATAATGGCTTTTCAGGAAAGTTACCAAACGAGTTGGACAGACTTAGTAAGTTGGAGTACCTTGATCTATCTCACAACAAATTTGATGGTGAAATCCCTGATAACCTTCCATCCAGCTTAAGTTTTTTTAATGTATCAAGCAATGATCTAAGGGGTCCTCTTCCTGCAAATTTGAGAAGCTTTCCTATCTCTTCGTTTCGTCCAGGAAATGACTTGCTTATCTTACCTAAGGGTATGTCAACATCAAATTCGGTTCCAGATCGTGTTAGTAAAACGAAAGATCGTCCTTCAAAAAGTAGTAATATTAAAGTAGCAATCATACTTGCATCTGTTGGAGCTGCCTTTATGATAGTTTTTGTTTTACTAGCTTATCATCGTTCACAGCTTAAAGATTTCCATAGGAGAAGTGGACTCGGAGGTCAAAATACAGGGAGGGACATCAAGATAGGAAAATTCACAAGGCCTTCGTTTTTGAAGTTCACCTCCAACGTTCAGGCCCCACCATCTTCATTGAGTTTTTCAAATGATCACTTGTTAACTTCAAAATCAGGGTCAATATCTGCGCAGAGAGAGATGGCAACTGAAGTTGGTGATCATGTTTTACCTCGGGAAGTAGCAACGACTTCGGCTTCTATGGATCTCCTTGATAATTATCCTGCAACTTCGGGAAGGAAATCCTCCCCAGGTTCTCCATTGTCCTCCTCTCCTCGTTTCATAGAAGCACGTGAACAACCTGTGATGTTGGACGTGTATTCACCAGATAGATTAGCTGGTGAATTGTTCTTTCTGGATGCTTCAATGGCATTTACTGCCGAGGAACTATCTCGAGCTCCAGCTGAAGTTCTTGGTAGAAGCAGCCATGGAACTTTGTACAAAGCTACTTTAGACAGTGGACATATGTTGACTGTCAAATGGTTACGGGTAGGCTTGGTCAAGCACAAGAAAGAGTTTGCTAGAGAAGTGAAAAGGATTGGCTCGATAAGGCATCCTAGCATTGTTCCATTGAGGGCATACTACTGGGGACCAAGAGAACAAGAGAGGCTTCTTTTAGCAGATTATATCCATGGTGACAGTTTGGCCCTGCATCTTTATG AGACCACACCTCGGAGGTACTCTCCATTGATGTTCAACCAAAGACTAAAAGTTGCGGTGGATGTTGCTCGGTGTCTCTTATTCCTTCATGACAGAGGTCTGCCCCATGGAAATCTAAAGCCAACAAACATACTCCTAGCTGGTCCTGAATATGAGGCTCGGCTTACCGATTACAGTCTTCACCGCCTAATGACACCAGCTGGTATTGCAGAACAGATACTAAACATGGGGGCCTTGGGCTATCGAGCCCCAGAACTATCCTCAGCAGCCAAACCAATCCCCTCATTCAAGACTGATGTTTATGCATTTGGAGTGATCTTGATGGAATTGCTAACCAGAAGAAGTGCGGGTGATATTATTTCGGGTCAATCGGGTGCGGTTGATCTTACGGATTGGGTTAGGCTGTGTGATCAGGAAGGACGAGGAAGGGACTGCATTGATAGAGACATTGCTAGTGGGGAAGAACCCTCCAAAGCAATGGATGATTTACTTGCAATATCACTTAGGTGTATTCTCCCTGTAAATGAGAGGCCTAACATCAGACATGTTTTCGATGATTTATGTTCTATATCCGTTTGA